One genomic region from Onychostoma macrolepis isolate SWU-2019 chromosome 23, ASM1243209v1, whole genome shotgun sequence encodes:
- the ptpn22 gene encoding tyrosine-protein phosphatase non-receptor type 22 has product MDTQAHILRDLLAKIASKEAEEEGAENGFAGEFLKLKRQSTKYRAEKTYPTSAADKQDNVKKNRYKDIVPFDHSRVKLSLITSKHDTDYINASFIKGVLDSRAYIATQGPLPNTVLDFWRMLWEYNVQVIVMACREFEMGRKKCERYWPESKDDVFVCEPFTIYYESDENKGEYLTRTLKVTFKQESRTLKQLHYVNWPDHGVPDSIPAILELLQDMRIYQDHDEIPICIHCSAGCGRTGALCAIDYTWNLLKRQIIPDDFSIFELVKNMRTQRPSVVQTKEQYELVYRTINLLFERYLAAMDESNREVPASPSPVTLSSGSELSDFSDSESETGTDLRALRQTDHRNNEMEIPINEFNHIIHNVTSWPQPHSEPFSQEVISTKLNPADMLNTMSEWTQITDQRSFIAATPQTDFGSQITEPSTSFNTDLTHAACSNYPISLIQELRPSKKHLECAENQDVSPTATDHNPNIPRTVCYTVEDPYFGPESPPVSDNHSVMDSIIHEAWMKDPCFTIPSLTLNNQVLELPKHDCNDKGANKPSSDEDTPPPLPERTPESFILADEINDISENTEMLELVIPTSSESESINKDSPPSPVPPLPERTPESFEMARDEDLVQNITQEKPQDIVMRVGKSLEWSGQTNEAQTDMKRSWSRSKSLKLRMSLPASSAPLSPIPITSHSPPPLLFKQPQESLLHTPTPREQAFSSVPGTESVTPPLPERTPESFIFHTEKVKVADSSAPCQPAEAEQQRLRVGTSSEWSGSSQPRSFLDHSWSRSKSVKAKSSKQESLSVAPLTLPVAVTIATGGQVEHQTAPSSQPAATGPTENQSDKGAEKTSLVSKARTKSIKFLKGKQKTKMAPPPIPPPAPPSDQSPAPPQSAPPPYGAAVGFLFSFGSRFGKPKGPRNKPGTWV; this is encoded by the exons ATGGACACCCAAGCCCACATTCTGAGGGACCTATTGGCCAAAATCGCCAGCAAGGAAGCAGAAGAGGAAGGGGCAGAGAACGGCTTTGCCGGAGAATTTTTG AAACTAAAGAGACAGTCTACTAAATATCGTGCAGAGAAGACGTACCCCACCTCAGCCGCGGACAAACAGGACAATGTGAAGAAGAACAGATACAAAGACATTGTTCCCT TTGATCACAGCAGAGTAAAGCTCTCCCTCATCACATCCAAACATGACACAGATTACATCAATGCTAGTTTCATTAAG GGAGTGTTGGACTCTAGGGCGTATATTGCCACACAAGGCCCGCTGCCAAACACTGTGCTTGACTTCTGGAGGATGCTGTGGGAATACAACGTACAG GTTATTGTGATGGCTTGCCGGGAGTTTGAAATGGGAAGG AAAAAATGTGAGCGTTACTGGCCAGAGTCAAAGgatgatgtgtttgtgtgtgagccCTTTACCATATACTAT GAGTCGGATGAGAATAAGGGAGAATATCTGACACGGACTCTGAAGGTGACATTTAAACAA GAGTCTCGGACACTGAAGCAGCTGCACTATGTGAATTGGCCAGATCACGGAGTACCTGACTCCATTCCTGCCATCCTGGAGCTGCTGCAGGACATGCGGATTTACCAGGATCATGATGAGATTCCCATCTGTATTCACTGCAG TGCAGGCTGTGGAAGAACAGGTGCATTGTGTGCCATTGACTATACCTGGAATCTACTGAAGAGACAG atTATACCAGATGATTTCAGTATCTTTGAACTGGTAAAGAACATGCGCACACAGAGGCCCTCTGTGGTTCAGACTAAG GAACAATATGAACTAGTATACAGGACAATCAACTTGCTGTTTGAGAGATATCTGGCAGCAATGGATGAATCAAACAGAGAG GTCCCAGCTTCCCCTTCTCCTGTCACCTTAAGCAGTGGGAGTGAGCTCTCGGACTTCAGCGACTCTGAATCAGAGACTGGGACAGACCTCAGAGCATTGCGTCAAACTGATCACAG GAATAACGAGATGGAAATCCCTATAAATGAATTCAATCACATCATACACAATGTCACTTCTTGGCCACAGCCTCATtcagaaccattcagtcaagaGGTCATCTCCACAAAACTCAATCCTGCAGACATGCTCAATACGATGAGTGAATGGACCCAGATTACAGATCAGAGGTCATTCATAGCAGCAACTCCTCAAACAGACTTTGGATCTCAAATAACTGAGCCATCCACCAGCTTTAACACTGATCTCACCCATGCTGCATGCTCAAACTATCCCATCAGCCTAATACAGGAACTGAGGCCAAGTAAGAAGCATCTGGAGTGTGCAGAAAACCAAGATGTCAGTCCTACTGCCACAGACCACAACCCTAACATCCCCAGGACAGTCTGCTACACTGTGGAAGATCCTTATTTTGGTCCTGAGTCTCCACCTGTTAGCGACAATCACAGTGTTATGGACTCTATCATTCATGAAGCATGGATGAAGGACCCCTGTTTCACAATACCTAGTTTAACGCTTAATAATCAGGTATTAGAACTGCCAAAACATGACTgcaatgacaaag GTGCAAATAAACCTTCATCTGATGAAGACACTCCTCCTCCTTTGCCAGAGCGAACACCAGAGTCATTTATACTGGCTGATGAAATTAACG ATATCAGTGAAAACACTGAGATGTTGGAATTGGTGATCCCAACCAGCTCAGAATCTGAGAGCATCAATAAAG ACAGCCCGCCTTCACCTGTGCCCCCACTGCCTGAGAGAACTCCAGAGTCTTTTGAAATGGCCAGAGATGAGG ATTTGGTACAAAACATAACACAGGAAAAGCCACAGGATATTGTAATGAGAGTTGGGAAATCTCTAGAATGGTCTGGGCAAACAAATGAAGCTCAGACAGACATGAAACGATCTTGGTCCAGAAGCAAG aGCTTAAAACTTAGAATGTCACTTCCTG CATCATCTGCTCCACTCAGTCCTATTCCAATCACAAGTCACAGTCCTCCTCCCCTGCTGTTCAAACAACCTCAGG aatcTCTGCTGCACACCCCAACACCACGTGAGCAGGCATTCAGCTCAGTTCCTGGGACAG AAAGTGTAACTCCGCCACTTCCTGAAAGAACTCCAGAGTCTTTCATTTTTCACACGGAGAAAG ttaaagtgGCCGACAGCAGCGCCCCCTGTCAGCCAGCTGAGGCAGAGCAGCAGAGACTGAGAGTGGGCACGTCTTCTGAATGGTCAGGCAGCTCCCAGCCCAGATCATTCCTGGATCATTCTTGGAGCCGAAGCAAG AGCGTCAAGGCAAAAAGTTCAAAACAAG AGTCTCTATCTGTGGCTCCGCTGACTCTGCCTGTCGCTGTAACCATAGCAACTGGAGGCCAAG TAGAGCACCAGACGGCACCCAGCAGCCAGCCAGCAGCAACGGGACCAACAGAGAACCAGTCGGACAAGGGGGCAGAGAAAACATCACTGGTCAGCAAGGCCAGGACCAAG AGTATTAAGTTTTTGAAAGGAAAACAGAAGA CAAAAATGGCCCCGCCTCCGATCCCGCCCCCAGCCCCACCTTCAGACCAGTCTCCAGCCCCACCTCAGTCTGCTCCACCACCCTATGGTGCCGCTGTTGGATTCTTATTTT CTTTTGGATCTCGTTTTGGAAAGCCAAAAGGCCCACGAAATAAGCCAGGAACATGGGTCTAG